From Solanum lycopersicum chromosome 8, SLM_r2.1, the proteins below share one genomic window:
- the LOC138337887 gene encoding uncharacterized protein: MCCRAFPSIQRRLDEYAIVSLTKECSSRIQNGLPTKLNDPGSFTVQIKIDKCVGARGFCYLGASINLIPTSMFLKLELRRPKPMTILLQLADRSVSKLEGVIKVVLVQVGYVIFPVDFVILDFEPDPKIPFILGRPFLAIGGALIVVAAGRLTMRSHDKVVVFDVYKAMKFPAIYMELSATTVIEEEVIAKFVEAKVPLEKVMIGKDIKGDVEAQEMANVLNVPTVNIFYKFVEPLNRVLGPSPKPSIEEAPKLELKALPSHLRYVFLGANESLLVIVSSALSEMQVEASLKILRKRKKAISWQMVDIHSIIPALCTHRIFMEEGHKSIFQPQCRLNPVMKDVVARRRSNS, from the coding sequence ATGTGTTGCAGGGCATTCCCAAGTATTCAAAGACGATTGGATGAGTATGCAATAGTGTCACTCACTAAAGAGTGCAGTTCTAGAATCCAGAATGGACTTCCAACCAAGTTGAACGATCCGGGGAGTTTTACTGTTCAGATAAAAATTGACAAATGTGTGGGGGCAAGAGGCTTTTGCTATTTGGGAGCAAGTATCAATTTAATTCCTACTTCCATGTTTCTCAAATTGGAACTACGAAGGCCCAAACCTATGACCATTTTGTTGCAATTAGCTGATCGTTCGGTGTCAAAGTTAGAGGGTGTTATCAAAGTTGTGTTGGTTCAAGTGGGATATGTGATTTTCCCTGTGGACTTTGTCATTTTGGATTTTGAGCCCGATCCCAAGATACCATTTATTTTGGGACGACCATTCCTAGCAATAGGAGGTGCATTAATTGTCGTGGCAGCCGGTAGACTAACAATGAGATCTCACGACAAGGTTGTGGTGTTTGATGTTTACAAAGCTATGAAGTTTCCCGCCATATATATGGAGTTGTCTGCAACCACAGTCATTGAAGAGGAAGTGATAGCCAAATTTGTTGAAGCCAAGGTGCCTCTAGAAAAGGTGATGATTGGCAAAGATATTAAGGGAGATGTTGAAGCCCAGGAGATGGCTAACGTCCTAAATGTACCGACTGTGAATATTTTTTACAAGTTTGTGGAACCATTAAATAGAGTCTTGGGACCATCTCCTAAACCTTCTATTGAGGAAGCACCAAAACTAGAACTAAAGGCTCTCCCTTCTCACCTTAGGTACGTCTTTTTAGGTGCCAATGAATCGTTACTTGTAATCGTGTCTTCTGCTTTGTCTGAAATGCAGGTTGAAGCATCATTGAAAATattaaggaaaaggaaaaaggcGATAAGTTGGCAGATGGTTGACATACATAGCATCATCCCTGCTTTATGTACGCACAGGATATTCATGGAGGAAGGGCACAAGTCAATTTTTCAACCACAGTGCAGGTTGAACCCAGTGATGAAAGATGTGGTTGCAAGGAGGAGATCAAATAGCTAG